The Streptococcaceae bacterium ESL0687 genome has a segment encoding these proteins:
- a CDS encoding Nif3-like dinuclear metal center hexameric protein, producing MIASDFFKAYESFCPQELSMKDDACGLQVGSLDGNLKRVLVTLDIREETVQEAIDLKVDCILAKHAIIFRPLASLNAKNPQEKMILDLVRAGISVYVSHTNIDIVNGGLNDYFCQELAIKNTTYLTETSENQGIGRIGDIEAESLASFIERAKKAFDLETIRLVSYTGDQSTSIRRVAICGGSGGSFYKDALKKGADLYITGDIYYHTGQDMLSQGLLALDPGHYIEKAFIPLVAAKLRELTSGVEIFESRARTNPFMDL from the coding sequence ATGATAGCTAGTGATTTTTTCAAGGCCTATGAGAGCTTCTGTCCCCAGGAGCTTTCCATGAAAGACGATGCCTGTGGCCTTCAAGTTGGAAGTCTTGATGGTAATCTTAAAAGGGTTCTTGTAACCTTAGATATCAGGGAAGAGACTGTTCAGGAGGCCATTGATCTTAAGGTTGACTGTATCTTAGCTAAACATGCCATAATTTTTAGACCCTTGGCCAGTCTTAATGCTAAAAATCCTCAAGAAAAAATGATTTTAGATCTTGTCAGGGCTGGAATTTCTGTCTATGTAAGCCATACTAACATTGATATTGTTAATGGTGGTTTAAATGATTATTTCTGCCAAGAGCTAGCTATTAAAAATACTACTTATTTGACTGAAACTTCAGAAAATCAAGGTATCGGCCGGATTGGTGACATTGAGGCAGAAAGCCTTGCTTCCTTCATTGAAAGAGCTAAAAAAGCCTTTGACCTTGAGACCATTCGCCTGGTTTCTTATACGGGAGACCAGTCAACAAGTATAAGAAGGGTTGCCATCTGCGGAGGTAGTGGAGGTAGTTTTTATAAGGATGCCCTTAAAAAGGGGGCTGACCTTTATATCACAGGGGATATTTACTACCATACTGGTCAGGACATGCTCAGCCAGGGACTTTTAGCCCTTGATCCGGGACACTATATTGAGAAGGCCTTTATTCCTCTTGTGGCGGCTAAACTTAGGGAGCTTACAAGTGGAGTTGAGATTTTTGAAAGTAGGGCTCGGACAAATCCGTTTATGGACCTGTAA
- a CDS encoding tRNA (adenine(22)-N(1))-methyltransferase TrmK translates to MNKDKLSYRLQVVGDFVPQDAHLLDVGSDHAYLPINLIKRGKIQKALAGEVVQGPYESALNNVKKEGLSNQIEVRLANGLAAFEPEDQVTAISIAGMGGSLIAQILEGGKEKLSGVTKLVLQPNNSENNLRTWLVANGFTIEQEVILEENDKIYEVLVAVHGNSSLSPQEIKFGPFLLQEKSAIFKKKWLKELDKNQKILKNLKENSKDQDKAQLIEEQIKQLEEVVR, encoded by the coding sequence ATGAACAAGGATAAATTATCTTATAGATTACAAGTAGTGGGAGATTTTGTCCCCCAAGATGCCCACCTTTTGGATGTGGGAAGCGACCATGCTTATCTGCCGATTAACCTAATTAAAAGAGGTAAAATCCAGAAGGCTCTTGCAGGAGAAGTTGTGCAAGGTCCTTATGAGAGTGCCCTTAATAATGTTAAAAAAGAAGGTTTGAGTAATCAAATTGAGGTCAGACTAGCCAATGGCCTTGCGGCCTTTGAGCCTGAGGACCAGGTTACAGCCATAAGTATTGCTGGTATGGGCGGAAGCCTAATTGCTCAAATTCTTGAAGGCGGTAAAGAAAAGCTTTCAGGAGTTACAAAACTTGTCCTCCAGCCAAATAATAGCGAGAATAATCTTAGGACCTGGCTTGTGGCTAACGGTTTTACCATTGAACAAGAGGTAATCTTGGAAGAAAATGATAAAATCTATGAGGTTCTTGTAGCCGTCCACGGAAATTCTAGTCTAAGTCCTCAAGAAATCAAATTTGGTCCCTTCCTGCTTCAGGAAAAATCGGCTATTTTTAAGAAAAAATGGTTGAAAGAACTTGATAAAAATCAAAAAATCTTAAAAAACCTTAAGGAAAATAGCAAGGACCAGGACAAGGCCCAGCTAATTGAAGAGCAGATTAAGCAACTTGAGGAGGTTGTAAGATGA
- the nth gene encoding endonuclease III: MARPIGKRKFREVMDIIAQMYPDAHGELVAATPFQLLIATILSAQATDKGVNKATPGLFAKYPDVQSLAAADISDVEALIKTIGLYRTKAKNIVAASKKLLEDFGGEIPLDKKKLETLPGVGRKTANVVLGDAFGVPGIAVDTHVERISKRLPIIKQSASVLEVEKKLMEFLPEDEWVVDHHRLIFFGRYHCTARNPKCLNCPVYPYCAYGKKELNEQG; this comes from the coding sequence ATGGCTAGACCAATAGGCAAGAGAAAATTTCGTGAAGTGATGGATATTATTGCCCAGATGTATCCCGATGCCCACGGGGAACTTGTAGCAGCTACCCCCTTTCAACTACTGATTGCGACCATCCTTTCAGCCCAGGCAACAGACAAAGGAGTTAACAAGGCAACACCAGGCCTGTTTGCCAAATACCCTGATGTCCAGTCGCTTGCAGCAGCTGACATATCTGATGTTGAAGCCTTGATTAAGACAATTGGTCTTTATAGAACCAAGGCCAAGAACATTGTTGCGGCTTCTAAAAAGCTGCTTGAGGACTTTGGCGGGGAAATTCCTCTTGATAAAAAGAAACTTGAAACCCTTCCTGGAGTTGGAAGGAAGACTGCAAATGTTGTTTTAGGAGATGCCTTTGGGGTTCCTGGTATTGCTGTTGATACCCATGTAGAGCGGATTTCCAAAAGACTGCCCATTATCAAGCAGTCGGCTAGTGTTCTTGAGGTTGAAAAAAAACTAATGGAATTTTTACCTGAAGATGAGTGGGTTGTTGACCACCACAGGTTAATTTTCTTTGGGAGATACCACTGTACAGCAAGAAATCCCAAATGCTTAAATTGCCCTGTTTACCCTTATTGTGCTTACGGAAAGAAAGAATTAAATGAACAAGGATAA
- a CDS encoding DnaD domain-containing protein — protein sequence MSYFNKYRAGHIVLPHELLSNFHQLFANEFDFAVWLFFYENAEVAPSVIARALNKQTSEVNCAIKNLQEGGCLKVTIFEAGGSIDTMFDASYAFAKLDQVLAASQGDSKSQNLSDGLSDPAGQDISQDNSFRELLQNFESEMGSITPFQVEEIRNWVVEDKYDPNLIKLALREAVLNRKISLNYIRAILRNWRSEGIKTEADIRRKQDARALEASKQASKQPTQTTPIPIHQWKKDD from the coding sequence ATGTCATATTTTAATAAATACCGGGCTGGACACATTGTTCTCCCCCATGAGCTACTAAGTAATTTTCATCAACTATTTGCAAATGAATTTGACTTTGCAGTATGGTTGTTTTTCTATGAAAATGCAGAGGTTGCCCCGAGTGTTATCGCAAGGGCCCTCAACAAGCAAACTTCTGAGGTTAACTGTGCCATTAAAAACCTTCAAGAAGGTGGTTGCCTGAAAGTTACTATTTTTGAAGCTGGTGGAAGTATTGACACCATGTTTGATGCAAGCTATGCCTTTGCTAAACTTGATCAAGTCCTAGCTGCTAGCCAAGGAGACTCTAAAAGTCAAAATCTCTCAGATGGGCTCAGTGACCCAGCGGGTCAAGATATTTCCCAGGATAATTCCTTCAGAGAACTCTTGCAGAATTTTGAAAGTGAAATGGGTTCAATTACCCCCTTCCAAGTAGAGGAGATAAGAAACTGGGTTGTTGAAGATAAGTATGATCCAAATCTGATTAAGCTGGCCCTAAGAGAGGCTGTTTTAAATCGTAAAATCAGCCTTAATTATATCAGGGCCATCCTTAGAAACTGGCGCAGTGAGGGGATAAAAACGGAAGCTGACATTCGTAGAAAGCAGGACGCAAGAGCCCTTGAGGCAAGTAAGCAGGCTTCCAAACAGCCCACTCAAACTACACCTATTCCCATTCACCAGTGGAAGAAAGATGATTAA
- a CDS encoding adenine phosphoribosyltransferase: MNLKDYIASIPNYPQEGITFRDISPLMADGNAYSYAVREIVQYATDKKIDMIVGPEARGFIVGCPVAVELGIGFAPVRKPGKLPREVISADYEKEYGVDTLTMHKDAIKPGQRVLIVDDLLATGGTVKATIEMIESLGGIVAGCAFLIELDDLKGREAIGDYDYKVLMHY, translated from the coding sequence ATGAATCTTAAAGATTATATAGCAAGTATCCCCAACTACCCACAAGAAGGAATCACCTTCCGTGATATCTCGCCTCTTATGGCTGATGGAAATGCTTATAGCTATGCAGTGCGTGAAATTGTACAATATGCGACTGACAAGAAAATTGATATGATTGTGGGACCTGAAGCACGTGGATTTATCGTTGGATGTCCAGTAGCTGTAGAACTTGGAATCGGTTTTGCCCCAGTTCGTAAACCTGGTAAACTTCCACGTGAAGTAATCAGTGCTGACTACGAAAAAGAGTACGGTGTAGATACTTTAACAATGCACAAGGATGCAATCAAACCAGGACAACGTGTTCTAATCGTTGACGATTTACTTGCTACTGGTGGAACTGTTAAGGCTACAATCGAGATGATCGAGTCTCTTGGTGGAATCGTTGCAGGATGTGCCTTCCTAATTGAGCTAGACGACCTTAAAGGACGTGAAGCAATTGGAGACTACGACTACAAGGTTCTAATGCACTATTAA
- the recJ gene encoding single-stranded-DNA-specific exonuclease RecJ, whose protein sequence is MIEASKDWILDSQSYDPAFEQVIKDNKLNSLSGQILWNRGIDDEKKVADFLNPSLDGLHDPFLLNDMRPAVDRILAAIEAGENILIYGDYDADGMTSASVIKTALDELGAESVVYLPNRFTDGYGPNQDVYQYYIDNEAISLIITVDNGVAGLEAIAYAQERGVDVIVTDHHAMPEVLPNAYAIVHPEHKGADYPFKHLAGVGVAFKLACALLEYIPTEMLDLVAIGTIADMVSLTGENRILVKYGLQILAQTERFGLLELMNLSGVDLADVNEDTVGFQLAPRLNALGRLDDPNPAIELLIGWDDELISQIAKEIDDKNTERKALVEKITKEALDMMDDAPVQILYKEDWHQGVLGIVAGRLLEKTGKPIIILNNEEGILKGSARSPLAYNIFEALDPMRDLFISFGGHAQAAGMTFSLDNLLQIKEGMIDFIEEQEVDLGRKDTLKLDGALKLSDISLDLVKDLDLLGPYGMDNPRPRFLLTDYSVKDARSMGQDGSHLKLKLEQDKKMVDAVFFGHGQEKFEFEQAETELAFTLSVNKWNGVSSVQLMVMDARAQGVQLFDLRSKKIKIPSNAYLFDENLDNSGIIDKVLYVQSTPDNPKALSKLISSHDFEAIYFENRIKDEFYLTGAGSREQFARLYKTIYQHPEFDVRHKLSALSSYLKIPGILLIKMIKIFEELEFVEIRDGIMTVNKEAKKKEISESKIYQDLQGKVKVQELFALSPVKEIYRELKEEKNES, encoded by the coding sequence ATGATAGAAGCAAGTAAGGATTGGATTTTGGACAGTCAGTCCTATGATCCAGCCTTTGAACAAGTAATCAAGGACAATAAATTAAATAGTTTGAGCGGTCAAATCCTTTGGAATAGGGGAATTGATGATGAAAAGAAGGTGGCTGACTTTTTAAATCCAAGTCTTGATGGTCTTCATGATCCCTTTTTACTCAATGATATGAGACCAGCCGTTGACCGAATTTTAGCTGCCATTGAAGCGGGCGAAAATATTTTAATCTACGGGGATTATGATGCTGACGGGATGACCTCGGCCTCTGTTATTAAAACAGCCCTAGATGAGCTTGGGGCTGAGTCTGTCGTCTACCTGCCCAACCGTTTTACAGATGGTTACGGGCCTAACCAGGACGTCTACCAGTACTATATTGATAATGAAGCCATAAGTCTTATTATCACAGTTGATAACGGGGTGGCAGGTCTTGAGGCTATCGCTTACGCCCAAGAACGCGGGGTTGATGTCATTGTAACCGACCACCATGCCATGCCAGAAGTTCTTCCTAATGCCTATGCCATCGTCCACCCAGAACACAAGGGAGCTGACTATCCCTTTAAGCATCTAGCAGGAGTTGGGGTGGCCTTCAAGCTGGCCTGTGCCCTTTTGGAATACATTCCAACTGAGATGCTTGATCTTGTTGCTATTGGAACCATTGCTGATATGGTCAGCCTGACCGGTGAAAATAGGATTTTAGTTAAGTACGGCCTTCAGATTTTGGCTCAAACAGAACGCTTTGGTCTTCTTGAACTGATGAATCTTTCAGGGGTAGACCTAGCTGATGTCAATGAGGATACTGTAGGTTTCCAACTGGCACCAAGGCTTAATGCCCTGGGTCGTTTGGATGATCCTAATCCAGCCATCGAGCTTTTAATTGGTTGGGATGATGAGTTGATCAGCCAAATTGCCAAAGAGATTGATGACAAGAATACTGAGCGCAAGGCCTTGGTTGAAAAAATTACCAAAGAGGCCCTAGATATGATGGATGACGCCCCTGTTCAAATTCTATATAAGGAAGATTGGCACCAGGGAGTTTTAGGGATTGTTGCTGGAAGGCTACTTGAAAAGACAGGCAAACCAATCATTATTTTAAATAATGAAGAAGGAATCCTTAAGGGAAGTGCCCGCAGTCCTCTAGCCTATAATATTTTTGAGGCCCTAGATCCCATGCGGGACCTATTTATCAGCTTTGGTGGCCATGCCCAGGCAGCTGGAATGACCTTCTCCCTTGATAATCTTTTACAAATCAAGGAGGGGATGATTGACTTTATAGAAGAGCAGGAAGTTGATTTAGGCCGCAAGGACACCCTTAAATTAGACGGCGCCCTCAAGCTTTCAGATATCTCCCTTGATTTGGTCAAGGATTTAGACCTTCTTGGCCCTTACGGGATGGATAATCCCCGCCCTAGATTTTTACTGACTGACTATAGTGTTAAGGATGCAAGATCGATGGGTCAAGACGGTAGCCATTTGAAGCTTAAGCTTGAGCAGGATAAAAAAATGGTTGATGCAGTCTTTTTTGGTCATGGTCAAGAGAAGTTTGAATTTGAGCAGGCTGAGACAGAACTTGCCTTTACCCTATCTGTAAATAAGTGGAACGGAGTAAGTAGCGTCCAGCTGATGGTTATGGATGCAAGAGCTCAAGGGGTCCAACTTTTTGACCTTCGTTCTAAAAAAATAAAAATTCCATCAAATGCTTATTTATTTGATGAAAATTTGGATAATAGTGGTATAATAGACAAGGTCTTATATGTGCAGTCGACTCCAGATAATCCTAAGGCTTTGAGTAAGCTCATAAGTAGCCATGATTTTGAGGCTATTTACTTTGAAAATAGGATTAAGGACGAGTTTTATTTAACAGGAGCTGGCTCTCGTGAGCAGTTTGCAAGGCTCTATAAAACAATTTACCAGCATCCTGAGTTTGATGTTCGCCACAAACTTTCAGCCCTTTCAAGTTACTTAAAAATTCCAGGCATTTTGTTAATCAAGATGATTAAGATTTTTGAGGAACTAGAATTTGTTGAAATTCGTGATGGTATTATGACTGTTAATAAAGAAGCAAAGAAAAAGGAAATTTCTGAAAGTAAAATCTACCAGGATTTACAGGGTAAGGTTAAGGTGCAAGAATTGTTTGCCCTAAGTCCCGTTAAGGAAATTTATAGAGAATTAAAGGAAGAAAAAAATGAATCTTAA
- a CDS encoding SDR family oxidoreductase, with product MKLETVVITGASGGLASSLVDQIEARHIILLSRNIEPLLERYKDRSNIHMYECDITDDKQVGIVCSNVSRQFGPVDLLINNAGYGDFKNFMAYSYDEINAMFEVNVLALMNITRRFLPGMKQQKSGQIINIASMAGKMATANSSIYSATKFAVIGFSNALRLELKGSNVIVTTVNPGPIKTKFFERADESGDYLKKVGFIILDPNKVARKIVKNIGKNKREINLPKIMALGAQAYNLFPKLGDFLAGGLFNLK from the coding sequence ATGAAGCTAGAAACAGTAGTAATTACAGGGGCATCAGGTGGACTTGCAAGTTCTCTTGTTGATCAAATTGAAGCCCGTCATATTATTCTTTTATCTCGCAATATTGAGCCCCTTTTAGAGCGCTATAAGGATAGGTCTAATATCCACATGTATGAGTGTGATATTACTGACGACAAGCAGGTTGGTATTGTTTGTAGTAATGTCAGCAGGCAGTTTGGCCCAGTTGACCTTTTAATTAACAATGCAGGCTACGGGGATTTTAAGAATTTCATGGCCTACTCATATGATGAGATAAATGCCATGTTTGAGGTCAATGTCCTGGCCCTTATGAATATTACCAGAAGGTTTTTACCGGGCATGAAGCAGCAGAAGTCAGGGCAAATTATAAATATTGCCTCAATGGCTGGTAAGATGGCCACTGCCAACTCAAGCATCTACTCGGCAACAAAATTTGCGGTCATTGGCTTTTCAAATGCCCTAAGGCTTGAACTTAAGGGTTCAAACGTCATTGTCACAACAGTGAATCCTGGACCAATTAAAACTAAGTTCTTTGAAAGGGCTGATGAAAGTGGGGACTACCTGAAAAAGGTTGGCTTTATTATCCTAGACCCCAATAAGGTTGCCAGGAAAATTGTTAAAAATATTGGTAAAAACAAGAGGGAAATTAACCTTCCAAAAATCATGGCTCTTGGAGCCCAGGCCTATAATCTTTTTCCAAAATTAGGTGATTTTTTGGCAGGAGGTCTTTTTAACCTTAAATAA
- the rnz gene encoding ribonuclease Z, with the protein MELQFLGTGAGMPSRQRNVTSMVLKLLDERNEMWMFDCGEATQHQILETPLKPRKINKIFITHMHGDHIYGLPGFLSSRGFLSGDEQVDLDLYGPAGIKDYVMTSLRLSQTKLPYRINFHELTPSDEGLIFEDATFEVYMAPLDHGIISYGYRVVEKDKVGELDANALREAGVPFGPLFGKIKNGQDVVLDDGRKIVAADFIGADKPGKIVTILGDTRRCDSTIRLAIGSDVLVHEATYEEREARIARNHAHSTTKQAAEIASAAQVKKLLLTHISARYVGPEAKRLEAEAKKYFANSHVVKDLEEVEI; encoded by the coding sequence ATGGAATTACAATTTTTAGGTACAGGGGCAGGAATGCCCTCTAGGCAGCGAAATGTGACAAGCATGGTCTTGAAGCTTTTAGATGAGCGTAATGAAATGTGGATGTTTGACTGCGGGGAAGCAACCCAGCACCAAATTTTAGAAACTCCCTTGAAACCACGTAAAATCAATAAGATTTTTATTACTCACATGCACGGAGATCATATTTACGGCCTTCCTGGTTTTCTTTCAAGTAGGGGCTTTCTGAGTGGGGACGAGCAGGTGGACCTTGACCTTTACGGGCCAGCAGGAATTAAGGACTATGTAATGACAAGCCTTAGACTCTCGCAAACTAAACTTCCATATCGGATTAACTTCCATGAGCTGACACCATCTGATGAGGGTCTAATCTTTGAGGATGCGACCTTTGAAGTCTACATGGCCCCACTTGATCACGGAATTATTTCCTACGGCTACCGAGTGGTCGAAAAAGATAAGGTTGGTGAATTAGACGCTAATGCCCTCCGTGAGGCAGGAGTTCCCTTTGGACCACTTTTTGGAAAAATTAAAAATGGTCAAGATGTGGTTCTTGACGATGGTAGAAAAATTGTAGCTGCAGACTTTATCGGAGCTGATAAGCCTGGGAAAATCGTGACTATTTTAGGTGATACCAGAAGGTGTGATTCGACCATTCGCCTGGCCATTGGTTCAGATGTTTTAGTCCATGAGGCGACCTATGAGGAAAGAGAAGCAAGGATTGCTAGAAATCATGCCCACTCAACCACCAAACAGGCTGCAGAAATTGCTAGTGCGGCTCAGGTTAAAAAACTGCTCTTGACCCATATTTCTGCCCGCTATGTTGGTCCTGAGGCCAAAAGGCTTGAGGCAGAAGCCAAGAAGTATTTTGCAAACAGTCATGTAGTCAAAGATCTTGAGGAAGTTGAAATCTAA